A genomic region of Aspergillus oryzae RIB40 DNA, chromosome 1 contains the following coding sequences:
- a CDS encoding plasma-membrane proton-efflux P-type ATPase (plasma membrane H+-transporting ATPase), whose amino-acid sequence MPNIQHSLDTTGAPHGDGASSSQDYVDPKEQFVTRASAEYKSFTENVEDGEDVENIDTLIEELESLDGNLDYNDSGQDEKSTPCCISEELLQTDPSTGLTEPEVLLRRKKYGLNQMKEEKENLILKFLSYFVGPVQFVMEAAAILAAGLQDWVDFGVICALLILNASVGFIQEFQAGSIVDELKKTLALKAVVLRNSHLAEVDASDVVPGDVLEIEEGTIIPADGRILSSSVLQVDQSGITGESLAVDKADGDTCYSSSAVKHGHARLVVTATGDYTFVGRAAALVSAATSGTGHFTEVLNGISIVLLVLVIMTLLVVWVSSFYRSNGIVTILEFTLAITMIGVPVGLPAVVTTTMAVGAAYLAKKKAIVQRLSAIESLAGVEILCSDKTGTLTRNKLSLAEPYTVPGVTSEELMLTACLAASRKKKGMDPIDRAFLRALKGYPEAKKALTQYKKLEFFPFDPVSKKVTAVVQSPHGERIVCMKGAPIFVLNTVKKDHPISEGVETAYMSKVADFAVRGFRSLGVARKCSEGEWEILGIMPCSDPPRHDTAKTIHEAKSLGLSIKMLTGDAVGIARETSRQLGLGTNVYNAERLGLGGKGTMPGSQVYDFVEAADGFAEVFPQHKYNVVDILQQRGYLVAMTGDGVNDAPSLKKADAGIAVEGSSDAARTAADIVFLAPGLSAIIDALKTSRQIFHRMHAYVVYRIALSLHLEIFLGLWIAIMNESLNIQLVVFIAIFADIATLAIAYDKAPYSRTPVKWNLPRLWGMSVLLGIVLAIGTWVTLSTMLSGGEQGGIVQNFGKRDEVLFLEISLTENWLIFITRAEGPLWSSVPSWQLTGAILVVDLMATFFCLFGWFVGGQTSIVTVVRTWVFSIGVFCVMGGLYYLLQDSKGFDNIMNGRWPGSKASRQRQKEDFVVSMQRTSTLHEKSSLNGTDTGTELPR is encoded by the exons ATGCCTAATATTCAGCACAGCCTGGACACCACGGGGGCCCCTCATGGTGACGGAGCGTCTTCCAGTCAAGATTATGTGGACCCAAAAGAACAGTTCGTCACAAGAGCGTCTGCTGAATACAAATCATTCACGGAAAatgtggaggatggagaagatgtcgagAACATAGATACCCTTATCGAAGAGCTCGAGTCCCTAGACGGCAACCTCGATTATAATGACAGTGGACAAGATGAAAAGAGCACACCCTGTTGTATCTCGGAGGAACTGCTTCAGACAGACCCCAGCACAGGTCTTACCGAGCCCGAAGTGTTACTCCGCCGAAAGAAGTATGGACTCAATcagatgaaagaagaaaaagaaaacctgATCCTCAAGTTTCTCTCATACTTCGTTGGGCCTGTTCAATTTGTGATggag GCGGCTGCAATCCTGGCAGCTGGTCTCCAAGATTGGGTAGATTTCGGTGTTATTTGTGCTCTACTTATACTCAACGCATCCGTGGGTTTCATTCAGGAGTTTCAGGCTGGATCCATTGTGGATGAACTGAAGAAGACTTTGGCCCTCAAAGCTGTCGTACTGCGCAACAGTCATCTTGCCGAAGTCGATGCTTCAGATGTGGTGCCCGGAGATGTTTTAGAAATTGAGGAG GGCACAATAATCCCCGCAGATGGCCGGATATTGTCGAGTAGCGTCCTTCAAGTGGACCAGTCTGGAATCACCGGCGAATCTTTAGCTGTTGATAAAGCTGATGGAGACACCTGTTATTCATCGTCGGCTGTGAAGCACGGTCATGCTCGTCTTGTTGTTACGGCTACTGGCGACTATACTTTCGTAGGGCGTGCCGCTGCCCTGGTGAGTGCCGCCACCTCCGGGACAGGACATTTCACCGAAGTTTTGAACGGAATCAGTATTGTCTTGCTTGTACTCGTTATAATGACTCTCCTAGTCGTTTGGGTATCGTCTTTTTACCGCTCAAATGGCATCGTCACTATATTGGAGTTTACCTTGGCCATTACTATGATCGGCGTGCCTGTCGGCCTACCGGCCGTGGTAACTACAACAATGGCAGTGGGAGCAGCGTATCttgccaagaagaaggctatTGTCCAAAGACTTTCCGCAATTGAGTCACTGGCTGGTGTTGAGATACTATGTTCCGACAAGACTGGCACATTAACGAGGAATAAACTATCTTTGGCGGAGCCCTATACTGTTCCCGGGGTGACTTCGGAGGAACTAATGCTCACAGCTTGTTTGGCTGCTtcacgaaagaagaagggcatgGATCCTATTGACAGAGCCTTCCTGAGAGCGCTGAAGGGTTATCCAGAGGCGAAAAAGGCGCTCACACAGTACAAAAAGCTTGAATTCTTCCCATTTGATCCAGTGTCAAAGAAAGTCACAGCCGTAGTGCAGTCTCCCCATGGAGAGCGAATTGTTTGCATGAAAGGAGCTCCTATTTTTGTGCTAAATACTGTCAAAAAGGACCACCCAATATCAGAGGGGGTAGAGACGGCTTATATGAGCAAAGTCGCAGACTTTGCGGTGCGTGGTTTTCGCTCACTCGGTGTTGCTCGAAAGTGCAGCGAAGGTGAATGGGAAATACTTGGCATAATGCCATGCTcagatcctcctcgacatGACACTGCAAAAACCATACATGAAGCCAAGTCCCTCGGCCTGTCAATCAAGATGCTCACTGGGGATGCAGTCGGGATTGCCCGTGAGACGTCGCGCCAACTTGGACTGGGTACGAATGTGTATAACGCCGAACGTCTCGGCCTCGgtggaaaaggaacaatgcCTGGGTCTCAGGTCTATGACTTCGTCGAGGCCGCCGATGGATTCGCTGAAGTCTTCCCTCAACACAAATATAACGTTGTTGATATCCTTCAGCAACGAGGCTACTTAGTGGCAATGACTGGCGATGGTGTCAACGACGCTCCATCGCTGAAGAAAGCCGACGCTGGGATTGCAGTTGAGGGCTCCTCAGACGCGGCCCGTACTGCAGCCGATATAGTCTTTCTAGCACCTGGTCTATCTGCCATTATTGATGCTTTGAAAACCTCCCGTCAGATATTTCATCGTATGCATGCTTATGTGGTGTATCGAATTGCGCTGTCCCTGCACCTCGAGATATTTTTGGGACTCTGGATAGCGATTATGAACGAAAGTTTGAACATACAGCTTGTGGTTTTTATTGCTATATTTGCTGACATTGCCACGTTAGCTATAGCGTATGATAAAGCACCCTATTCGAGAACACCTGTGAAGTGGAACCTACCTAGGCTATGGGGAATGTCCGTCCTTCTTGGGATTGTTCTAGCGATAGGCACTTGGGTCACGCTATCCACTATGTTGTCCGGTGGTGAACAGGGAGGCATCGTGCAGAATTTTGGGAAACGAGATGAAGTCTTGTTCCTAGAGATCTCGCTAACTGAGAATTGGCTTATCTTTATCACACGTGCGGAAGGCCCCCTCTGGTCCTCAGTCCCTTCCTGGCAACTTACAGGAGCTATCCTGGTAGTAGACCTGATGGCAAccttcttttgcctctttgGATGGTTCGTCGGAGGCCAAACCTCCATAGTCACCGTCGTTCGTACATGGGTATTCTCAATCGGTGTGTTCTGTGTGATGGGTGGTTTATATTACCTGTTACAGGACTCCAAGGGCTTTGATAATATCATGAATGGGAGGTGGCCCGGAAGCAAAGCTTCTAGACAACGTCAGAAAGAAGACTTCG TGGTTTCAATGCAACGAACTTCAACACTGCATGAGAAAAGTTCACTGAACGGGACCGACACTGGGACCGAACTCCCCCGCTGA
- a CDS encoding uncharacterized protein (predicted protein), which yields MNREIPGFYYDPEKKKYFKIEASHKAPAGSQYSKDAVKRKRKDQEKRQRKVHLTRRIAKEKIKRAAFLANPLIGAEREIGTQLVTKSSRQDQRGLLYASQLRRNQLHQFEPWPDEYSIKHVLRNQRSGILVASGHRGGESSVSICFPDCDQEKWTYNRTMERVLFKEPYRVCCSSFGHHNRSTTADVIATMDSGPNGDSFLAPRMLPDPDEGGDYRWPPSFSHPVRLRMASSLWCSAPCPVGTMPFFAIGTSDGLHTLEGFGSYWALSKKSFANDVYSGKPILHRRIDSSHALVTSVEWLSAQVIAAGLKDSAIFLHDLRSAGTATRLQHSHAVTKIKSVDPYRMVVAGINSDNYTRRVSDTKVAENLLRLFTRDYT from the exons ATGAACAGGGAGATACCAGGGTTCTACTACG ACcctgagaagaaaaagtactTCAAGATCGAGGCAAGCCACAAAGCCCCAGCAGGATCTCAATATTCCAAAGATGCTGTTAAGCGCAAACGCAAGGACCAGGAG AAACGTCAACGGAAAGTCCACCTCACTCGGAGgatagcaaaggaaaaaatcaaaagagcAGCATTCCTAGCCAACCCCCTCATTGGGGCAGAGCGGGAGATTGGAACCCAGCTTGTGACCAAGAGTTCCCGGCAAGATCAACGGGGTTTGCTATATGCTAGCCAACTTCGCCGAAACCAGTTGCACCAATTTGAGCCCTGGCCAGATGAATACTCTATTAAACATGTATTGCGCAACCAACGGTCCGGGATTCTGGTCGCTA GCGGCCATCGCGGTGGTGAATCTTCTGTTTC AATATGCTTCCCAGACTGCGATCAGGAAAAATGGACTTATAACCGGACAATGGAACGGGTACTCTTCAAAGAACCCTATAGGGTATGTTGCTCGTCTTTCGGACATCATAATCGATCGACAACCGCTGATGTGAT AGCGACAATGGATAGCGGTCCGAACGGCGACTCATTCCTCGCACCACGAATGCTTCCCGATCCCGACGAGGGTGGCGATTACCGCTGGCCTCCAAGCT TTTCCCACCCAGTTCGCCTCCGCATGGCATCATCGCTCTGGTGTTCCGCGCCCTGCCCCGTAGGTACTATGCCCTTTTTCGCGATCGGCACCTCAGACGGGCTGCATACGTTGGAAGGCTTCGGAAGCTACTGGGCCCTATCAAAGAAATCATTTGCGAACGATGTATACTCGGGAAAACCAATCCTTCACCGACGGATAGATTCGTCCCACGCCCTCGTTACCAGCGTTGAATGGCTCTCGGCCCAAGTCATCGCCGCCGGACTCAAAGACTCAGCGATATTCCTCCATGACCTTCGCAGTGCCGGGACGGCCACGAGACTCCAGCATTCGCATGCCGTCACTAAAATCAAAAGCGTTGACCCATATCGCATGGTTGTGGCCGGAATAAACTCA GACAATTATACCCGGAGAGTATCTGACACAAAGGTAGCTGAAAAT CTTCTCAGATTATTCACCCGAGATTATACCTGA
- a CDS encoding uncharacterized protein (predicted protein): MREQKRRFEEDMKLLDMQHEKEKLEMDRIAKDLAKAGISGPVSEPTTPPEYRENSFSSGFTRPTRFSTSSVTSSPGFFNVFAPSQATTPQGQVNPSAAQTPTNRFSVHSVPGSRRNSEKEDFGQEPTSPFRPGPA; encoded by the coding sequence ATGCGGGAGCAAAAGAGGAGGTTCGAAGAAGACATGAAGCTACTAGACATGCagcatgagaaggagaagttaGAGATGGACCGAATTGCGAAGGACCTCGCTAAAGCTGGCATATCTGGCCCTGTCAGTGAGCCTACGACCCCTCCCGAGTATCGTGAAAACAGCTTCTCAAGTGGGTTCACACGACCTACTCGcttctcaacttcatctgTCACCTCATCCCCTGGTTTCTTCAATGTATTTGCCCCTTCTCAGGCAACAACGCCGCAGGGCCAGGTGAATCCTTCTGCTGCACAGACTCCTACCAACCGCTTCTCGGTGCACTCTGTTCCTGGTTCTCGCAGAAACtccgagaaagaagatttCGGTCAAGAACCTACATCTCCTTTCCGTCCTGGGCCTGCGTAA
- a CDS encoding Pumilio-family RNA binding repeat-containing protein (translational repressor MPT5/PUF4 and related RNA-binding proteins (Puf superfamily)) yields MPQNALNMFRLEQMGSPTSEGHSNTSRHAARHSLEANLLYSAEGSHEGMTATSSNRPNSLQSSYSTNDLPTVKGDGFNPAITPPKTHAEHFQQHNANMGRIPASAVNTRQQKDSPERDDPNMQGSRSQQTTLQPNATPFGPQLTSAASISTAAPASLGTFQQPFYGYGVQPYMGNPLPVNGQLQSYNPGASYGAFPAYGNYRLAEGPAKTMGSRRSNGEGESAQLSRFTNFPLEHYRGELYGLCKDQHGCRYLQRKLEERNPDHVQMIFDETHLHVVELMTDPFGNYLCQKLLEYSNDEQRTALINNAAHQLVKIALNQHGTRALQKMIEFISTPEQTQTVIHALEDHVVELVQDLNGNHVIQKCLNRLSAEDAQFIYDAVGANCVVVGTHRHGCCVLQRCIDHASGEQRARLIAQITSNAFALVQDPFGNYVVQYILDLAEPHFTEPLCQTFRGNIPALSKQKFSSNVIEKCLRTADGPVRGQLIEEMLSGSELEKMLRDSFANYVVQTAMDFADSETRTRLIDAIRPILPSIRQTPHGRRIAGKMMAAEGSGRGSATTSGQVTPNEMNSAQLPGPLQGNQKPFLYQHPSFPIGSAQFGVGSTTNTPSGGPNETPSGIFTPPVQHSNGSLNAQGQLYAYF; encoded by the exons ATGCCACAAAACGCTCTAAACATGTTCCGACTCGAGCAGATGGGCAGCCCAACTAGCGAGGGTCATTCTAACACATCTCGGCACGCCGCTCGTCACTCACTTGAGGCAAACCTTCTTTACAGTGCCGAGGGAAGCCACGAAGGTATGACTGCAACCTCGTCAAACCGTCCAAATTCTCTGCAGTCATCATACTCTACCAATGACCTCCCTACTGTAAAGGGCGATGGATTCAACCCTGCCATCACACCCCCAAAGACTCATGCAGAACATTTCCAGCAACACAATGCCAACATGGGTCGAATTCCTGCAAGTGCTGTCAACACCCGTCAGCAGAAGGATTCACCAGAACGCGATGACCCAAACATGCAGGGATCCCGGTCTCAGCAGACCACTTTACAGCCTAATGCAACACCCTTTGGGCCGCAACTCACTTCGGCTGCCAGCATCAGCACTGCTGCCCCGGCCTCTTTGGGCACTTTCCAGCAGCCCTTTTATGGTTACGGCGTCCAGCCTTACATGGGAAATCCCCTCCCGGTGAACGGGCAACTTCAGAGCTATAATCCTGGCGCTTCCTATGGTGCATTTCCCGCCTACGGCAATTACCGTCTTGCTGAAGGTCCAGCAAAGACTATGGGATCTCGCCGCAGCAACGGTGAAGGGGAGTCCGCCCAATTATCTCGCTTCACTAATTTTCCATTGGAGCACTATCGGGGTGAGCTGTATGGTCTCTGTAAAGACCAGCATGGGTGCAGGTACTTGCAGCGGAAGCTAGAGGAGCGCAACCCGGACCACGTCCAGATGATCTTTGACGAGACGCATTTGCATGTTGTGGAGCTAATGACCG ATCCTTTTGGTAATTATCTGTGCCAGAAGTTGCTTGAGTACTCCAATGACGAGCAGCGTACAGCGCTGATCAACAACGCTGCGCACCAACTTGTGAAGATCGCACTGAATCAACATGGTACTAGGGCTTTACAGAAGATGATCGAGTTCATATCAACCCCTGAACAGACACAAACCGTGATCCATGCTTTGGAAGATCACGTTGTGGAGTTGGTTCAAGATTTGAATGGTAATCATGTGATTCAGAAGTGCCTGAATCGTCTCTCTGCGGAAGACGCCCAATTCATCTATGATGCTGTGGGTGCTAATTGTGTTGTGGTCGGCACTCACCGTCATGGATGTTGCGTTCTTCAGCGCTGTATTGATCATGCTTCTGGTGAGCAGAGGGCTCGTCTAATCGCGCAGATCACATCCAACGCTTTTGCCTTGGTCCAAGATCCTTTTGGAAATTACGTGGTGCAGTACATCTTGGATCTGGCCGAGCCTCATTTCACCGAACCCCTTTGTCAGACGTTCCGTGGAAATATTCCCGCCTTATCAAAGCAAAAATTTAGCTCTAACGTTATCGAAAAGTGTCTTCGCACCGCCGACGGCCCGGTTCGAGGCCAACTCATCGAGGAGATGCTCTCAGGCAGTGAGCTGGAGAAAATGCTCCGAGATTCCTTCGCTAACTATGTTGTGCAAACTGCCATGGACTTCGCGGACAGTGAGACCCGAACCCGCCTGATTGATGCGATTAGACCAATCTTGCCTTCAATTCGTCAGACACCTCACGGTCGTCGCATTGCTGGCAAGATGATGGCAGCAGAAGGTTCCGGGAGGGGAAGTGCTACAACTAGCGGACAAGTCACCCCGAACGAGATGAATTCGGCTCAGCTTCCTGGACCTTTGCAAGGTAACCAGAAACCATTCTTGTATCAACATCCCTCTTTTCCCATAGGCAGTGCTCAGTTTGGTGTTGGTTCTACGACCAATACTCCGTCCGGGGGACCAAACGAAACCCCCTCTGGGATCTTCACTCCTCCAGTCCAACACTCGAACGGCAGTCTTAATGCTCAAGGTCAGCTGTATGCATACTTTTGA
- a CDS encoding origin of replication complex subunit 5 family protein (predicted protein), with product MLPIEIPRALSQNWPCRELQTRQLASLLGPLGPSPATLVVHGISATCKSTIVRAVLSALEVPHAIVRSTECITGRHLLTKILWATLEALGKRDEWENYGKGRCEHVSTLAVLLSECLASRSGKAIEKFVLVLDGIDKQREAPQTLLSALARLGEIIPSLSIVLILSATPRPLFLQAAGVPHISFPPYTRNEAISIILNSRPPTVTGLSAEVPPKIYPHFVSAIYDSLVGPTASSIPTFRSICEKLWPQFVSPITNGETPPGGSEEWDFSRLLLKNRGLFRHHGEAALVHHIVTEEPTSFTNGSMSKSMLPAVSTPSPLPSLPYFPTLILTSAYLASHIPQRLDTIFFSKFSSSSLSARNKRAHHRRRLKLLSKAQAEDARTASNDPSTPSKKGKRQKTRITKSTLESAFATSSATTSAAGATGITGPSTILTARPFPLERLIAIYHAIDPNPPANPILQAAVSDAIYAELATLRRLRLVVPAAGRESGGRMGLGSGGLNSGNTTSDAGEKWCVNVSGDWIGEMAKGIGVEVGEWLAGGLD from the exons ATGCTTCCCATAGAGATTCCTCGAGCACTGAGCCAAAATTGGCCATGTCGAGAGCTTCAAACCAGACAACTTGCCAGCCTTCTTGGG CCTCTCGGTCCTAGTCCTGCGACATTAGTTGTGCATGGTATATCTGCCACGTGCAAGTCGACCATCGTTCGCGCCGTCCTCTCCGCCCTCGAAGTTCCACACGCCATTGTCCGAAGCACGGAATGCATAACAGGCCGCCATCTGTTGACAAAGATACTGTGGGCAACATTAGAAGCATTGGGGAAACGGGATGAGTGGGAAAATTATGGCAAAGGAAGGTGTGAGCATGTCAGCACGCTCGCTGTCCTTCTAAGTGAATGTTTGGCGTCAAGGTCTGGCAAGGCAATTGAAAAGTTCGTGCTTGTTTTGGATGGTATCGATAAACAGCGAGAGGCACCACAGACCCTGTTGTCTGCACTGGCGAGGCTGGGAGAAATA ATCCCCAGTCTCTCGATTGTTTTGATTCTCAGCGCTACTCCACGACCACTCTTCTTGCAGGCTGCAGGTGTCCCGCACATCAGTTTCCCTCCATACACGCGCAATGAAGCCATTTCCATTATCTTGAACTCACGACCACCTACAGTAACCGGCCTCTCCGCTGAGGTACCACCTAAAATATACCCCCATTTCGTTTCGGCCATCTATGACTCCCTAGTTGGGCCTACAGCCAGTTCTATTCCCACTTTTCGGTCGATATGCGAGAAGCTCTGGCCCCAGTTCGTGTCTCCTATCACAAACGGCGAGACTCCGCCTGGGGGCAGTGAAGAATGGGACTTctctcgacttcttcttAAAAATCGTGGTCTCTTTCGACATCACGGCGAAGCGGCGCTTGTACATCATATCGTCACCGAGGAACCGACATCTTTTACCAATGGTTCAATGTCGAAGTCCATGCTGCCAGCTGTGTCTACGCCGTCACCACTGCCCTCCCTGCCTTATTTCCCAACCTTGATTCTAACGTCTGCCTACTTGGCCTCCCACATCCCTCAAAGACTAGATACGATCTTTTTCTCGAagttttcatcatcttctctgtcAGCACGGAACAAGCGTGCCCATCATCGACGGCGGCTGAAGCTCTTATCGAAAGCCCAGGCGGAGGATGCTCGAACTGCCAGCAATGATCCCTCCACCCCAAGCAAAAAAGGCAAGAGACAAAAGACTCGCATCACAAAATCGACCCTGGAATCGGCTTTCGCCACTTCTTCCGCTACTACCTCTGCTGCTGGTGCCACCGGTATCACTGGCCCATCCACCATTCTCACAGCCAGACCATTCCCCTTAGAGAGATTAATAGCTATCTACCACGCTATTGATCCTAACCCGCCAGCAAATCCCATCCTCCAAGCGGCAGTTTCCGATGCAATATATGCGGAGCTTGCCACACTACGTCGACTACGGCTTGTTGTTCCTGCTGCAGGCCGAGAAAGTGGTGGTCGCATGGGATTGGGGTCAGGTGGATTGAATAGCGGAAACACCACATCCGATGCTGGTGAAAAGTGGTGTGTCAATGTCTCTGGCGACTGGATCGGGGAAATGGCCAAGGGTATCGGGGTTGAAGTTGGTGAATGGTTAGCTGGAGGCTTGGATTAG